One window of the Paenibacillus beijingensis genome contains the following:
- a CDS encoding helix-turn-helix transcriptional regulator: protein MGKNLVGNHIRKLRFNHNEMTQQQLADKVGVTRQTIVALEKGNYSPSLELAFRIAHAFNLSLEEVFFYGDNTKE, encoded by the coding sequence ATGGGCAAAAATCTTGTCGGCAATCACATCCGGAAATTACGCTTCAACCATAATGAGATGACCCAACAGCAATTGGCTGACAAGGTGGGCGTAACAAGACAAACCATTGTGGCCCTGGAAAAGGGGAACTACTCCCCGTCTCTGGAACTGGCTTTTCGCATTGCTCACGCCTTCAACTTATCTTTGGAGGAGGTATTCTTTTACGGGGATAATACAAAGGAGTAA
- a CDS encoding DUF4386 domain-containing protein, which yields MNFSTKKSAFIVGVLFILAAVTSIIGGFILYKPILGPDYLINGSEHANQVILGALMELILVVSAVGTATTMFPILRKYNETMALWHVCFRFLEAIIITIGVISVLSLVTLSREFVATGATDTASFQASGTSLKALHNWTFLLGPNFMLGINTMMYSIIFYKSKLVPRFIPILGITGSVLIFLCSLLVMFGVIEQVSVWGAILALPIFANEMILAIWLIIKGFNLSAFNYNIYQEAPKSDFNKSL from the coding sequence ATGAATTTTTCTACCAAAAAGAGCGCATTCATTGTGGGAGTACTGTTTATACTAGCTGCTGTCACGTCGATAATAGGCGGTTTTATTTTATACAAACCGATCCTTGGCCCCGATTACTTGATTAACGGTTCCGAACACGCCAACCAGGTGATACTGGGAGCGCTAATGGAGTTAATACTTGTCGTTTCAGCGGTTGGTACTGCAACAACAATGTTTCCAATTTTAAGAAAGTATAATGAAACTATGGCTCTTTGGCATGTTTGCTTTAGGTTTCTTGAAGCGATTATTATCACAATTGGTGTAATCAGCGTACTATCCCTAGTGACCTTAAGCCGGGAATTTGTAGCAACAGGAGCCACGGATACCGCTTCTTTTCAAGCTTCAGGCACTTCATTGAAAGCACTGCATAACTGGACATTTTTACTTGGCCCCAATTTCATGCTGGGAATAAATACGATGATGTACAGTATCATATTTTATAAATCCAAACTCGTCCCCAGGTTTATACCCATCTTGGGTATAACAGGGTCAGTACTTATTTTTCTCTGTTCCTTGTTAGTAATGTTCGGTGTAATTGAACAAGTTTCTGTTTGGGGTGCTATTTTGGCGCTGCCAATATTCGCAAATGAAATGATCCTTGCAATATGGCTCATAATTAAAGGCTTCAACTTATCTGCATTCAATTACAACATATATCAGGAAGCTCCAAAGTCGGATTTCAACAAGTCCCTTTAG
- a CDS encoding vWA domain-containing protein, translating into MYSAEISRSNPSCFLFMIDQSGSMSDPFGASTKAESVADAINRLLQNLIIKCAKSEGIRDYYHVGVIGYGASVGPAFGGVLAGKELVPISEIADHPSRLEKRLKKIPDGAGGVVDQLVKFPVWLDPVASGGTPICQAMDTAHTILSQWVSEYAHCFPPVVIHITDGESTDGDPTPAMEQIRALATDDGNILLFNLHISSNPNAVNLSFPETSDELPDRYSRMLYESSSILTPFMIWVANQEHQLNLSDRARGFVLNADLTLVVQALDIGTRPANLR; encoded by the coding sequence ATGTATTCAGCAGAAATCAGCCGTTCCAATCCGTCTTGTTTTCTGTTTATGATTGACCAGTCCGGATCGATGTCCGACCCTTTCGGAGCTAGCACAAAAGCCGAAAGTGTTGCGGATGCAATCAATCGTTTATTGCAAAATCTGATTATCAAGTGTGCGAAGTCGGAAGGGATACGCGACTATTATCACGTTGGTGTGATCGGCTATGGCGCCAGTGTTGGGCCGGCATTCGGCGGTGTATTAGCCGGTAAGGAATTAGTGCCGATTAGTGAAATAGCGGATCATCCGTCAAGACTGGAAAAACGTCTGAAGAAAATTCCTGACGGGGCAGGCGGAGTTGTCGATCAACTTGTAAAGTTTCCTGTCTGGCTTGATCCGGTCGCAAGCGGCGGAACTCCAATTTGCCAGGCGATGGATACAGCCCATACGATTTTGAGTCAATGGGTCAGCGAGTACGCGCATTGTTTCCCGCCGGTAGTCATTCATATAACGGACGGAGAATCCACCGATGGCGATCCGACTCCGGCAATGGAACAAATAAGAGCGCTAGCTACGGATGATGGAAATATATTACTGTTCAACCTGCATATATCAAGCAATCCGAATGCGGTTAATTTGAGTTTTCCTGAAACGTCGGATGAACTGCCTGACCGCTATTCGAGAATGCTCTACGAAAGCTCAAGTATCCTGACTCCATTTATGATTTGGGTGGCCAATCAGGAACATCAATTGAATCTTTCGGATCGGGCAAGGGGATTTGTATTAAATGCTGATCTAACCCTCGTGGTTCAGGCGCTTGATATCGGTACGCGTCCTGCCAATCTTAGGTAG